In a genomic window of Primulina huaijiensis isolate GDHJ02 chromosome 10, ASM1229523v2, whole genome shotgun sequence:
- the LOC140986544 gene encoding uncharacterized protein, producing the protein MKRKQESVFVEEQAARQERDENVEVHRSRVEETQPLPTGEMREMVEMWKEIRRLREQVGSRAPVPKRSSPFSLAILEEGLPPNFRQSNIGEYDGHTDPEEHLGRFEKAALLHQYSDGVKCRVFLGTLGLRGGEFFKSLVKKHPSSYDDLLARAEKYVNLEDAQRHKRMEQRPGRSRVEGAERGSRKRGAAEREDDKARSGGQLSSHVPLDGSLDKVMEVRESEGRWEKSQRVECSTIVPSGDKREGSLSRSRQRSRSSPRRGQGPPWINQRIGEQRGDGRCQDVPQEPVEPRRGMNEDNHPTRGRIHMISGGATDGDSGRARKARGRRLENFEISRGSDLPQDPALSFGPEDLRGVVTPHNDALVVTATIANYDVARIFIDNGSSVNVLFKSTLDQMKVEGFEFEPVCTPLYGFAEHVILPLGKMFIPLSLGHEPLRITKMMTFTVVGTPSAYNGIPGRPALKDFRAVASICHQKLKFPVGKGVGVLCGDHKVARRCYQRIVKEEEKRGREHSHGSFSSVLQL; encoded by the exons atgaaaagGAAACAAGAGTCTGTTTTTGTAGAGGAACAGGCCGCTCGGCAGGAACGTGATGAAAATGTTGAAGTCCACCGGAGCAGGGTGGAGGAGACGCAACCCCTCCCAACCGGGGAGATGAGGGAGATGGTGGAGATGTGGAAAGAGATACGGAGGTTGAGGGAGCAGGTAGGAAGCAGAGCGCCGGTACCCAAGAGAAGTAGCCCTTTTTCACTAGCCATCTTGGAGGAAGGGCTTCCTCCGAATTTCCGACAATCTAACATTGGTGAGTATGATGGACATACTGACCCCGAGGAACATTTGGGGAGATTTGAGAAAGCGGCTTTGTTGCACCAATATTCAGATGGGGTCAAgtgcagggtgtttctggggacgttg GGACTTAGAGGAGGAGAGTTCTTTAAATCGTTAGTGAAGAAACATCCATCAAGTTATGATGATCTGTTAGCTCGGgcggaaaaatatgtaaatctcgAAGATGCACAACGGCATAAGAGGATGGAGCAACGACCTGGGAGAAGTAGAGTTGAGGGAGCGGAAAGAGGAAGTAGGAAGAGAGGCGCGGCCGAGAGGGAGGATGATAAGGCTAGGAGCGGAGGACAATTATCATCCCATGTTCCTCTGGATGGGAGTCTGGACAAGGTGATGGAAGTGAGGGAGTCCGAGGGGAGGTGGGAGAAGTCGCAAAGGGTTGAGTGCAGTACTATAGTGCCTTCGGGGGATAAACGAGAAGGATCCTTATCCAGGAGTCGACAGAGGTCTCGCTCGTCCCCTAGGCGTGGTCAAGGCCCTCCATGGATAAATCAGAGGATCGGGGAGCAGAGAGGGGACGGTCGATGTCAAGATGTCCCTCAGGAGCCCGTCGAACCGAGGAGGGGAATGAATGAGGATAACCACCCTACGAGAGGAAGgattcatatgatctcggggggtgctactgatggagactcggGGCGAGCTCGGAAGGCACGTGGGAGAAGGCTGGAGAACTTTGAGATATCTAGGGGTTCAGACTTACCACAAGACCCCGCCCTCAGCTTTGGGCCGGAAGACCTCCGAGGTGTTGTGACTCCACATAACGATGCCTTAGTGGTTACGGCCACCATTGCCAATTATGATGTGGCGaggatatttattgataatggaagctccgTGAACGTCTTGTTCAAAAGCACGTTGGATCAAATGAAGGTGGAGggatttgagtttgagccgGTCTGCACCCCGCTGTATGGGTTTGCAGAACACGTCATCCTGCCTTTGGGTAAGATGTTCATCCCTCTATCTTTGGGACACGAACCTCTGCGTATAACAAAGATGATGACATTTACCGTGGTGGGCACCCCATCCGCTTACAATGGAATTCCGGGGCGACCAGCCCTAAAGGATTTCAGAGCAGTAGCATCCATATGTCATCAGAAGCTGAAGTTTCCTGTAGGGAAGGGGGTTGGAGTCTTGTGCGGGGACCACAAGGTCGCGCGTCGGTGTTATCAAAGAATCGtgaaggaagaagaaaagagaggTCGCGAGCATTCGCATGGAAGCTTTAGCTCAGTCTTACAGTTGTAG
- the LOC140986516 gene encoding uncharacterized protein isoform X2, with the protein MGNDSETKFVQRLILYAASAPLSCLVLFVGLKHLDPNHEASKKALEQKKELAKRLGRPLVSTNPYEDVVACDVVNPDHINVKFDSIGGLDAIKQSLYELVILPLRRPELFSHGKLLCPEKGVLLYGPPGTGKTMLAKAIAKESGAAFINVRISSLMSKWFGDAQKLVTAVFTLAYKLQPAIIFIDEVDSFLGQRKTIDHEALTNMKTEFMALWDGFTTDRNAQVMVLAATNRPSELDEAILRRLPQAFQIGIPDRRERAAILKVILKNEKIEDDIDYDRVANLCDGYTGSDLLELCKKAAYFPIRELLDDEMSGKTSSEPRPLSVVDLERVIATTTKTKIAASEYGRFNSQSSGWSPQRESDDYQD; encoded by the exons ATGGGAAATGATTCGGAGACAAAATTCGTGCAACGATTGATTCTATACGCCGCGAGCGCCCCGCTTAGCTGTTTGGTGTTGTTCGTGGGACTCAAGCATCTCGACCCGAATCACGAAGCCTCCAAGAAAGCTCTGGAGCAGAAGAAGGAACTCGCCAAGCGTTTGGGCCGACCTCTTGTGTCTACAAATCCGTATGAG GATGTTGTGGCCTGTGATGTGGTCAATCCCGACCATATTAATGTGAAATTTGACTCGATTGGCGGATTGGATGCCATTAAGCAATCCCTGTATGAATTAGTTATTCTTCCTCTACGAAGACCTGAGCTGTTTTCTCATGGGAAGCTTCTTTGCCCAGAAAAAGGTGTTTTGCTATATGGACCGCCAGGCACTGGGAAGACAATGCTTGCCAAAGCAATTGCAAAAGAGTCTGGGGCTGCTTTTATCAATGTGAGGATATCAAGTCTAATGAGCAAATGGTTTGGTGATGCACAGAAACTAG TGACTGCTGTGTTCACTTTGGCATACAAACTCCAGCCAgctattattttcattgatgaagTGGATAGTTTCTTGGGCCAGCGCAAGACTATTGATCATGAAGCGCTAACAAACATGAAGACTGAGTTTATGGCTTTGTGGGATGGTTTCACCACTGATC GGAACGCCCAGGTGATGGTACTCGCTGCTACCAATCGTCCATCGGAACTTGATGAAGCAATTCTTAGACGACTTCCTCAAGCATTTCAAATTGGGATTCCTGATCGTCGGGAAAGGGCTGCAATATTGAAGGTTATATTGAAGAATGAGAAAATAGAAGATGACATTGATTATGACCGCGTAGCCAATCTCTGTGATGGATACACGGGTTCAGATCTTCTTGAGCTCTGCAAAAAAGCCGCCTATTTTCCTATCCGAGAACTACTTGATGATGAGATGAGTGGAAAAACATCTTCG GAGCCAAGGCCATTATCAGTGGTAGACTTGGAGAGGGTCATTGCTACAaccacaaaaacaaaaattgctGCAAGTGAATATGGACGATTTAATTCACAATCATCAGGATGGTCACCACAAAGAGAATCAGACGATTATCAG GATTGA
- the LOC140986717 gene encoding protein S40-6-like, producing the protein MVELIVGTARSSSGDFLQQPPLELYESDVVWSFLSSPDSTSPSPPFMHDRRRHNRFSAPQSGLSAVLGNDHRRLVSSQSKIIPASPRSENVQVKFHQSAPVNIPVWPKQFHDNFNEINDGDGYLKRLDEAEEEEDEKMVPPHVIVARSHVTFSVFEGVGRTLKGRDLRRVRNAVFRKTGFID; encoded by the coding sequence ATGGTGGAGTTGATCGTCGGCACCGCCCGTTCATCCTCCGGCGACTTCCTCCAACAACCTCCGCTCGAGCTTTATGAAAGTGACGTCGTTTGGTCCTTCCTCTCGTCCCCCGATTCAACCTCCCCTTCTCCGCCGTTCATGCACGATCGCCGCCGCCACAATCGCTTTAGTGCTCCTCAATCCGGTCTTTCGGCCGTGCTGGGCAACGACCATCGCCGCCTTGTCAGCAGCCAATCGAAGATAATCCCAGCGTCGCCGAGGTCGGAGAATGTTCAGGTGAAATTCCACCAGTCGGCGCCGGTTAACATCCCTGTCTGGCCAAAGCAGTTTCATGACAACTTTAATGAAATTAATGACGGTGATGGTTATCTGAAGAGGTTAGATGAGGCGGAGGAGGAGGAAGATGAGAAAATGGTGCCGCCTCACGTGATCGTGGCGCGATCGCACGTGACTTTCTCGGTTTTCGAAGGCGTGGGGAGGACGCTGAAGGGAAGGGACCTACGCCGCGTTCGAAATGCGGTGTTTCGGAAAACAGGTTTCATTGATTGA
- the LOC140986516 gene encoding uncharacterized protein isoform X1 produces MGNDSETKFVQRLILYAASAPLSCLVLFVGLKHLDPNHEASKKALEQKKELAKRLGRPLVSTNPYEDVVACDVVNPDHINVKFDSIGGLDAIKQSLYELVILPLRRPELFSHGKLLCPEKGVLLYGPPGTGKTMLAKAIAKESGAAFINVRISSLMSKWFGDAQKLVTAVFTLAYKLQPAIIFIDEVDSFLGQRKTIDHEALTNMKTEFMALWDGFTTDRNAQVMVLAATNRPSELDEAILRRLPQAFQIGIPDRRERAAILKVILKNEKIEDDIDYDRVANLCDGYTGSDLLELCKKAAYFPIRELLDDEMSGKTSSEPRPLSVVDLERVIATTTKTKIAASEYGRFNSQSSGWSPQRESDDYQVQAAINELSKLVVSQIFNL; encoded by the exons ATGGGAAATGATTCGGAGACAAAATTCGTGCAACGATTGATTCTATACGCCGCGAGCGCCCCGCTTAGCTGTTTGGTGTTGTTCGTGGGACTCAAGCATCTCGACCCGAATCACGAAGCCTCCAAGAAAGCTCTGGAGCAGAAGAAGGAACTCGCCAAGCGTTTGGGCCGACCTCTTGTGTCTACAAATCCGTATGAG GATGTTGTGGCCTGTGATGTGGTCAATCCCGACCATATTAATGTGAAATTTGACTCGATTGGCGGATTGGATGCCATTAAGCAATCCCTGTATGAATTAGTTATTCTTCCTCTACGAAGACCTGAGCTGTTTTCTCATGGGAAGCTTCTTTGCCCAGAAAAAGGTGTTTTGCTATATGGACCGCCAGGCACTGGGAAGACAATGCTTGCCAAAGCAATTGCAAAAGAGTCTGGGGCTGCTTTTATCAATGTGAGGATATCAAGTCTAATGAGCAAATGGTTTGGTGATGCACAGAAACTAG TGACTGCTGTGTTCACTTTGGCATACAAACTCCAGCCAgctattattttcattgatgaagTGGATAGTTTCTTGGGCCAGCGCAAGACTATTGATCATGAAGCGCTAACAAACATGAAGACTGAGTTTATGGCTTTGTGGGATGGTTTCACCACTGATC GGAACGCCCAGGTGATGGTACTCGCTGCTACCAATCGTCCATCGGAACTTGATGAAGCAATTCTTAGACGACTTCCTCAAGCATTTCAAATTGGGATTCCTGATCGTCGGGAAAGGGCTGCAATATTGAAGGTTATATTGAAGAATGAGAAAATAGAAGATGACATTGATTATGACCGCGTAGCCAATCTCTGTGATGGATACACGGGTTCAGATCTTCTTGAGCTCTGCAAAAAAGCCGCCTATTTTCCTATCCGAGAACTACTTGATGATGAGATGAGTGGAAAAACATCTTCG GAGCCAAGGCCATTATCAGTGGTAGACTTGGAGAGGGTCATTGCTACAaccacaaaaacaaaaattgctGCAAGTGAATATGGACGATTTAATTCACAATCATCAGGATGGTCACCACAAAGAGAATCAGACGATTATCAGGTCCAAGCCGCCATTAATGAGCTTTCTAAGCTTGTGGTTTCTCAAATTTTTAACCTATAG